Proteins found in one Bremerella volcania genomic segment:
- a CDS encoding CAP domain-containing protein: MTRLPLALLLTLTLSASLVAAPTTTESKADEKKEVETKKADAQAPGDNFLHKHPTLVKMWHHSNQVRARYQLPAQRISPELTKAAQDHAWYMARTGQFSHSVNGGFVSRARRHHYPGSPYGEIILYGSPSISECFNGWLNSPGHRAILLSGAREVGYGYAIGRNGTAYWVGVFGN, from the coding sequence ATGACCCGATTGCCCCTAGCCCTATTGTTGACGCTGACCTTGTCCGCGTCGCTCGTTGCCGCACCGACCACCACCGAGTCCAAAGCCGACGAGAAGAAGGAAGTGGAAACCAAGAAAGCAGACGCCCAAGCACCCGGCGACAACTTTCTCCACAAGCACCCCACCCTGGTAAAGATGTGGCATCACTCGAACCAGGTTCGTGCCCGGTATCAACTGCCGGCCCAGCGAATCAGCCCGGAACTGACCAAAGCCGCCCAGGACCATGCCTGGTACATGGCCCGTACCGGCCAGTTCAGCCACTCGGTCAACGGTGGCTTCGTCTCGCGTGCTCGACGTCACCACTACCCAGGCTCGCCGTACGGCGAGATCATCCTGTACGGTTCGCCCAGCATTTCCGAATGCTTCAACGGCTGGCTCAACAGCCCAGGCCATCGAGCCATCCTGCTCAGCGGGGCGCGAGAAGTTGGCTACGGCTACGCCATTGGACGCAACGGCACCGCCTATTGGGTTGGCGTGTTTGGCAACTAA
- a CDS encoding cytochrome c3 family protein yields MSSWIYALVWLALSLLVGSSLGVVLLSDDSALKQTYLPGKTTHGHYQIEMKCSACHDPDLGVTSKSCLECHENELREALDTHPASKFNDPTNAPRLAVLDAQNCIACHKEHVPHETHPMGVTLPQDFCFHCHQEIADERPSHKNLDFHTCQTSGCHNYHDNRTLNENFLHKNLDQPDHLVEQVVPERNALARYLASQDEPVKPLQAQDAAFHSSVARDEALIDAWAGSVHAQVGVNCNDCHTQDQKPETWQNHVTHETCQKCHADETSGFLSGMHGMRLSQGLSPMSPGDARLPMKHSSVHAELTCSSCHSPHDADVRVAAVDSCVKCHNDEHTLAYQQSPHARLWRDELAGDLPPGSGVSCATCHMPREEHGSSKAPKVKVQHNQNDNLQPNEKMVRGVCMHCHSLQYSLDAMHDPHQIESNFSSTPQQPSVESLEMVRRWFDERKSRRP; encoded by the coding sequence ATGTCGTCCTGGATTTACGCCCTCGTCTGGCTGGCTCTCTCGCTACTGGTTGGTAGTAGCCTGGGGGTTGTTCTGTTGTCGGACGACAGCGCCCTGAAGCAGACCTATTTGCCTGGCAAGACGACGCACGGCCACTATCAAATCGAAATGAAATGCTCGGCCTGTCACGATCCCGACCTGGGCGTCACCAGCAAATCATGTCTTGAATGTCACGAAAACGAACTGCGGGAAGCGTTGGACACCCATCCGGCCAGCAAATTCAACGACCCAACCAATGCCCCACGACTGGCCGTCCTAGATGCTCAGAACTGTATTGCCTGTCACAAGGAACACGTCCCGCACGAGACACACCCCATGGGAGTCACGCTGCCGCAAGACTTTTGTTTCCATTGCCATCAAGAGATCGCCGACGAGCGTCCCAGCCATAAGAACCTCGACTTCCACACCTGCCAGACCAGCGGCTGTCACAACTACCACGACAATCGCACGCTCAACGAGAACTTCCTCCACAAGAATCTCGACCAGCCTGATCATCTGGTCGAGCAAGTCGTCCCCGAGCGCAACGCTTTAGCCCGCTACCTGGCCAGCCAGGACGAGCCTGTCAAACCGCTGCAGGCGCAAGACGCGGCCTTCCATTCGAGCGTCGCCAGAGACGAAGCATTGATCGACGCCTGGGCCGGCTCCGTGCATGCTCAAGTCGGCGTGAACTGCAACGATTGCCATACCCAGGATCAAAAGCCCGAGACGTGGCAGAACCACGTGACGCACGAAACCTGTCAAAAGTGCCATGCAGACGAAACGAGCGGCTTTTTAAGCGGCATGCACGGAATGCGTCTGTCCCAAGGGCTTTCCCCCATGTCGCCAGGTGATGCACGCTTGCCGATGAAGCACTCCTCGGTGCATGCCGAGTTGACGTGCAGTTCGTGCCACTCGCCTCACGATGCCGACGTGCGCGTCGCGGCGGTTGACTCGTGTGTGAAGTGCCACAACGACGAACACACGCTGGCCTATCAGCAGTCCCCTCACGCTCGACTCTGGCGGGACGAACTAGCAGGCGATCTGCCGCCTGGCAGCGGCGTTTCGTGTGCGACCTGTCACATGCCGCGCGAAGAGCACGGCAGTAGCAAGGCCCCTAAGGTCAAAGTGCAGCACAATCAAAACGACAACTTACAGCCCAACGAGAAGATGGTCCGTGGCGTCTGCATGCATTGCCACAGCCTTCAGTACAGTCTCGACGCGATGCACGATCCACACCAGATCGAAAGCAACTTCAGCTCCACGCCGCAACAGCCGTCGGTCGAGAGTCTGGAGATGGTTCGCCGCTGGTTCGACGAGCGGAAGTCGCGACGTCCATGA
- a CDS encoding DUF1559 family PulG-like putative transporter, protein MLRARRGRWGFTLVELLVVIAIIGVLIALLLPAVQQAREAARRMSCSNNLKQLGIAMHNYHDTFLALPPRQGGADWTTVTAAPATRHSAFVNLLPFIEANTRYDQIVANTQIAWSGSATSGYVGEIDAFICPSDGLFSPSGADRSAQYSPLNYGLCMGDNFSFGGSSTAVDPETNVRGIFGYLTLHTLP, encoded by the coding sequence ATGTTACGCGCTCGTCGAGGCCGTTGGGGCTTCACCTTGGTCGAATTGTTGGTTGTGATTGCGATCATTGGCGTTCTCATCGCTTTGCTTCTTCCCGCCGTCCAGCAGGCCCGCGAGGCTGCTCGCCGGATGAGTTGCTCGAACAATTTGAAGCAACTCGGAATCGCAATGCACAACTACCACGATACGTTTCTGGCCCTTCCTCCGCGGCAGGGTGGCGCCGATTGGACAACCGTGACGGCGGCTCCGGCAACCCGGCACAGTGCGTTTGTGAACCTATTGCCGTTCATCGAAGCGAACACGCGCTACGATCAGATTGTTGCCAATACGCAAATTGCCTGGAGCGGCAGTGCGACCTCAGGCTACGTGGGGGAAATTGATGCATTTATTTGCCCGTCCGATGGCCTGTTTTCGCCATCGGGAGCGGATCGTAGTGCCCAGTATTCGCCCCTGAATTACGGTTTGTGCATGGGGGATAACTTCAGTTTCGGTGGATCGTCGACCGCAGTCGATCCCGAAACCAACGTGCGTGGCATCTTTGGTTATCTTACTCTACACACGCTTCCGTGA
- a CDS encoding DUF6666 family protein, whose amino-acid sequence MRVFPWILTLLTASCGSVFADLATAAEPREPAKLQHVVSDDYNLPPSPTKAIRSLFSTDQDRVFAARQRVARASYVASKVQAGDIDTVDYSVLSEASGEMPMEGEIIMEGPAVAGIHDPATYHGGPGCSSCQGGSHCGGGCDSCGVCGPCETICFPLCFRLPLENLSFRAGVEGFKGPLNAGMDGSFGFLYGVNWGAPLFSRDHGFGVQLGANGSNANLHGASFTDDSRDQFFLTAGIFRRVDWGWQGGLVYDHMSDHWYYDIDASQIRGELSWKFQCKGEFGFWFTASDETSDINEQILLPGASAPTIVNGSYQPHNMFAFFYRTPLEVCGGEMRFSGGWTDNELGLVGADLNVPITKCLAVETNFLYLIPRNDNEDIGGAYTSETWNIGINLVWYPRACSSASAGKNYYRPLFNVANNGTFSMYPTE is encoded by the coding sequence ATGCGAGTCTTCCCCTGGATTCTGACCTTGCTGACCGCGTCATGCGGTAGTGTGTTTGCGGATCTCGCGACCGCAGCAGAACCGCGTGAACCTGCTAAGCTGCAGCACGTGGTTTCGGATGACTACAATCTTCCCCCTTCGCCCACCAAGGCGATTCGGAGCCTGTTCTCGACCGATCAAGATCGCGTCTTCGCTGCTCGGCAACGCGTTGCCCGGGCAAGCTATGTCGCTTCGAAGGTGCAAGCCGGCGACATTGATACGGTCGATTATTCCGTCTTGAGTGAAGCTTCCGGCGAAATGCCTATGGAAGGTGAAATCATCATGGAAGGCCCCGCCGTGGCTGGCATTCATGATCCGGCGACCTACCACGGCGGCCCTGGCTGTTCGTCTTGCCAGGGTGGTAGCCACTGCGGCGGCGGGTGTGATTCGTGTGGTGTTTGCGGTCCCTGCGAAACGATCTGCTTTCCGCTTTGCTTCCGTCTGCCGCTGGAAAACCTTTCGTTCCGAGCCGGCGTCGAAGGCTTTAAAGGGCCTTTAAATGCAGGCATGGATGGCAGCTTTGGTTTTCTGTACGGCGTGAACTGGGGGGCCCCGCTGTTTTCGCGAGACCACGGTTTCGGCGTTCAGTTGGGCGCCAACGGCAGCAACGCCAATTTGCATGGAGCCAGCTTCACCGATGATAGCCGCGATCAGTTCTTTTTGACGGCCGGTATCTTCCGTCGCGTTGACTGGGGCTGGCAAGGCGGTCTGGTTTACGACCACATGAGCGATCACTGGTACTACGATATCGATGCCAGCCAGATCCGCGGTGAACTCAGCTGGAAGTTCCAATGCAAGGGTGAATTCGGCTTCTGGTTCACGGCTTCCGACGAAACGAGCGATATCAACGAACAAATCCTGCTGCCAGGTGCTTCGGCCCCGACCATCGTCAATGGTTCGTACCAGCCGCACAACATGTTCGCGTTCTTCTACCGAACTCCGTTGGAAGTTTGCGGCGGTGAAATGCGATTCTCCGGCGGTTGGACCGACAACGAACTCGGCTTGGTGGGCGCGGACCTGAACGTGCCGATCACCAAGTGCCTGGCCGTGGAAACGAATTTCCTATACCTGATTCCGCGCAACGACAACGAGGACATCGGAGGGGCTTACACCTCCGAAACCTGGAATATCGGAATCAATTTGGTTTGGTACCCCCGCGCATGCAGCTCAGCCAGTGCGGGCAAGAACTACTATCGCCCACTGTTTAATGTGGCGAATAACGGTACGTTCTCGATGTATCCGACCGAGTAA
- a CDS encoding trans-sulfuration enzyme family protein: MSVAPEQKANVGTSTIAVQGGEARMKPGNAITDAIFCASTYTFDNTEAIIRYIEENQVREEYGRYGNPGEKTAEAKLAAIEGGESAVLYSCGMAAFVGLLMAKVSSGDNVVFFDECYHRSREFCGKHLARFGVETKTVKTGDYDAMEKAIDANTKMLISESPTNPHLSCVDLEKFTEIGKKHGVETLIDATLATPYNLRPLEYGVDYVLHSATKYLAGHNDLLAGAIIGSEEKLADVRQLRGVMGGINAPHNCYLLLRGLKTFSLRMERHNANGMAVAQFLEDHPMVEKVYYPGLPSHPYHEIAKATMRGYGGLVTFNVKDADWRKTANVVDNAKIFKIAPSLGGVESLIEQPLVMSYYQQTPENRAKFGIYDNMIRIACGIEDTEDLIADLKQALDNA; the protein is encoded by the coding sequence ATGTCAGTGGCTCCAGAACAAAAAGCAAACGTAGGCACCTCCACCATCGCCGTCCAAGGGGGTGAGGCCCGCATGAAGCCGGGTAACGCGATCACCGATGCCATCTTCTGTGCGTCGACCTACACCTTCGACAATACCGAGGCGATCATTCGCTATATCGAAGAAAACCAGGTCCGCGAAGAGTACGGCCGTTACGGCAACCCCGGCGAGAAAACGGCCGAAGCCAAGTTGGCCGCTATTGAAGGAGGCGAATCGGCCGTCCTTTACTCGTGTGGCATGGCGGCATTCGTCGGGCTGTTGATGGCCAAGGTCAGTTCCGGCGACAACGTCGTCTTCTTCGACGAGTGTTACCACCGTAGTCGTGAGTTCTGCGGCAAGCACCTGGCTCGCTTCGGTGTCGAAACTAAGACCGTGAAGACCGGCGATTATGACGCAATGGAAAAGGCCATCGACGCCAACACCAAGATGCTGATCAGTGAGTCGCCGACCAACCCGCATTTAAGCTGTGTCGACCTGGAAAAGTTTACCGAGATTGGTAAGAAGCACGGCGTGGAAACGTTGATCGATGCCACGCTGGCCACGCCATACAACCTGCGTCCGCTGGAGTATGGGGTCGACTACGTGTTGCACTCGGCCACGAAGTACCTGGCCGGCCACAACGATCTTCTCGCCGGGGCGATTATCGGCAGCGAAGAGAAACTGGCCGACGTGCGTCAGCTGCGCGGCGTGATGGGGGGCATTAACGCTCCGCACAACTGTTACCTTTTGCTTCGTGGCCTGAAGACGTTCTCGCTGCGAATGGAACGTCACAACGCCAACGGCATGGCGGTCGCCCAGTTCCTGGAAGATCATCCGATGGTCGAAAAGGTCTATTACCCTGGGCTTCCCTCGCATCCCTATCACGAAATCGCAAAAGCCACGATGCGCGGCTACGGCGGCCTGGTGACGTTCAACGTGAAGGACGCCGACTGGCGAAAGACGGCCAACGTGGTCGACAATGCCAAGATCTTCAAGATCGCTCCGAGCCTGGGGGGCGTGGAATCGTTGATCGAGCAGCCGCTGGTGATGAGCTACTACCAGCAGACGCCTGAGAACCGAGCCAAGTTCGGCATCTACGACAACATGATCCGCATCGCCTGTGGTATTGAAGACACGGAAGATCTGATCGCAGACCTGAAGCAAGCGTTGGACAACGCATAG
- a CDS encoding DUF1559 family PulG-like putative transporter, translating to MASLVILLYTRFRDITDGLSNTMAMSEIIVAPASDQLGRAVGASTNNPLACRAYLTGNNYTSGTLIAQYRCHGQRWQDGRPGYCGITTVLPPNSATCSSQAGAGVYSASSRHPGGVLSMFADGSVRFVPETIDTGNLSTAPVTSGISPFGVWGAIGSKAGGETNASL from the coding sequence GTGGCATCTTTGGTTATCTTACTCTACACACGCTTCCGTGATATTACCGATGGGCTGAGCAATACGATGGCCATGTCGGAAATCATCGTCGCGCCGGCCAGCGACCAACTGGGCCGGGCAGTTGGGGCGTCGACCAACAATCCGTTGGCCTGCCGAGCGTATCTGACCGGCAACAATTACACGTCCGGCACGCTCATCGCGCAGTACCGCTGCCACGGACAACGCTGGCAAGATGGTCGTCCTGGCTATTGTGGGATTACCACTGTGTTGCCGCCCAACAGTGCGACCTGTAGTTCGCAAGCCGGTGCCGGCGTTTACTCGGCATCGAGCCGGCACCCAGGTGGCGTGTTGTCGATGTTTGCCGACGGATCGGTACGGTTCGTCCCGGAAACGATCGACACCGGTAACCTGTCGACGGCCCCGGTCACCTCCGGCATCAGTCCTTTTGGGGTCTGGGGAGCGATTGGATCGAAGGCCGGCGGCGAAACGAACGCCTCCTTGTAA
- a CDS encoding trans-sulfuration enzyme family protein encodes MHFRTKAIHVGNKKDPQTGAVVPPIHVASTFVQPGAGEWGEFDYSRSGNPTRKNLETTLAELEGGCGALAFASGMAATHCATMLLEAGDHIVAGTDIYGGTYRLLHKITQKNNIGITLVDATNPENLAAAVRPNTKMMWVESPGNPLMSITDLAACAEVAKNAGVLLGVDSTFATPVLTRPLELGIDIVQHSVTKYLAGHSDVLGGALVVKDKELYDRLYFIQNATGAVLDPFGSFLASRGIKTLELRVREQCRTAQKIAEYLNEHPKVTRVLYPGLKTHPGHDIAARQMDGGFGAMMSFEVEGGFAAAKKVCDDTKLFQLAVSLGAVESLIEQPASMSHASYDKADRLAHGIKDELIRISVGLEAAEDLIADLGQVLDQI; translated from the coding sequence ATGCATTTTCGAACCAAGGCCATCCACGTCGGCAACAAGAAGGATCCGCAGACCGGGGCGGTTGTTCCACCGATCCATGTCGCTTCCACCTTCGTCCAGCCTGGGGCGGGGGAGTGGGGCGAGTTCGATTATTCGCGGAGCGGCAACCCGACTCGCAAGAACCTGGAGACCACCCTCGCCGAACTGGAAGGGGGCTGTGGAGCCCTGGCGTTTGCCTCCGGCATGGCCGCGACGCACTGCGCGACGATGCTGCTGGAAGCGGGCGATCATATCGTCGCCGGCACCGACATCTACGGCGGCACCTATCGCCTGCTGCATAAGATTACGCAGAAGAACAATATTGGGATCACGCTGGTCGACGCCACCAATCCCGAAAACCTGGCCGCGGCGGTTCGCCCCAACACGAAGATGATGTGGGTCGAAAGCCCCGGCAACCCGCTGATGTCGATCACCGACTTGGCCGCGTGTGCCGAGGTGGCGAAGAATGCCGGCGTGCTGCTAGGCGTCGACAGCACGTTTGCCACGCCGGTGCTGACGCGACCGCTGGAACTGGGCATCGATATCGTGCAGCACTCGGTTACCAAGTACCTGGCCGGTCACAGCGATGTGCTCGGCGGGGCGTTGGTCGTGAAGGATAAAGAACTGTACGATCGACTCTACTTCATTCAAAACGCGACCGGGGCCGTACTCGATCCATTTGGTTCGTTCCTGGCTTCACGCGGGATTAAAACGCTGGAACTGCGCGTCCGCGAGCAATGCCGTACGGCTCAGAAGATCGCCGAGTACTTGAACGAGCACCCTAAGGTAACCCGCGTTCTTTACCCTGGCCTTAAGACCCATCCCGGCCACGACATCGCCGCCAGGCAGATGGACGGCGGCTTCGGGGCCATGATGAGCTTTGAGGTCGAAGGGGGGTTTGCCGCGGCGAAGAAGGTGTGCGACGACACGAAGCTCTTTCAGCTTGCGGTGAGCCTGGGCGCGGTCGAATCGTTGATCGAGCAGCCAGCCTCGATGTCACATGCCAGCTACGACAAAGCCGACCGCCTGGCGCATGGGATCAAAGATGAACTGATCCGAATTTCGGTGGGCCTGGAAGCTGCCGAAGATTTGATTGCTGATCTGGGCCAGGTACTCGATCAGATCTAG
- a CDS encoding carboxypeptidase-like regulatory domain-containing protein, which produces MNRISHALKCLVIAAVVSVLLVGCSGKREDKWTRGRPPVYEVTGQVTYQGQPVADAVVTFQPVEATGRGGSAITDSSGYFEAQTFDPGDGLTPGTHRVAIHKVQLVDASGNVVTEIREPGGLREKNLVPKRYADFKKSGIEIVVKETDNDVGVIELVD; this is translated from the coding sequence ATGAACCGCATTTCACATGCCCTCAAGTGCCTGGTCATTGCTGCCGTCGTATCCGTCTTGCTGGTCGGCTGTAGTGGCAAGCGAGAAGACAAATGGACGCGCGGGCGACCGCCGGTCTACGAGGTCACCGGCCAGGTCACCTATCAAGGCCAGCCAGTCGCCGACGCCGTGGTTACCTTTCAGCCGGTCGAAGCTACCGGCCGAGGTGGTTCGGCGATTACCGATAGCAGCGGCTACTTCGAAGCACAAACGTTCGACCCAGGTGATGGGCTTACGCCGGGGACGCATCGTGTCGCGATCCACAAGGTGCAACTGGTCGACGCCAGTGGCAATGTCGTGACCGAGATCCGCGAGCCAGGCGGACTGCGCGAAAAGAACCTCGTGCCCAAACGTTACGCCGACTTCAAGAAGTCGGGAATCGAAATCGTCGTGAAAGAAACCGACAACGATGTCGGTGTGATCGAACTGGTCGATTAG
- a CDS encoding TA system antitoxin ParD family protein: MSQPVKLSDALVNDARATSAVAERSIAGQIEFWARLGKAIEPILDGDQVLKLRQSGDQLSLAHILQTVDSPEGRERLKKHLDQIPFPHFEAADQPGYLIRIDEDGTKTTGQFVDGTFVTEQPANHENRAEQS; encoded by the coding sequence ATGAGTCAGCCTGTCAAACTTTCCGATGCGCTAGTGAATGATGCCCGAGCGACGAGCGCGGTAGCCGAGCGTTCCATCGCCGGTCAGATCGAGTTCTGGGCCCGGCTCGGCAAGGCGATCGAGCCGATCCTCGACGGCGACCAGGTCCTCAAGCTTCGCCAAAGCGGCGACCAACTTTCGCTGGCTCACATTCTGCAAACCGTCGACTCCCCTGAGGGGCGCGAGCGGCTGAAAAAGCACCTAGACCAGATACCCTTTCCTCACTTCGAAGCGGCTGACCAGCCGGGCTATCTGATTCGTATTGATGAAGATGGAACGAAGACCACCGGCCAATTCGTCGATGGAACGTTCGTTACCGAGCAGCCAGCGAATCACGAAAACCGCGCCGAGCAATCGTGA
- a CDS encoding Tll0287-like domain-containing protein encodes MSKFLALACGVIIGGGAAAALTGCGNSTPQPVEADGGITPRQFANAVHAVMMADRTVYAKHIVTRLKEQGSEVSASEYWQDEEGTIPLPAQMFRMGAEIVDGNEEAGFTYALKSLWPLNPQNEPKSPQEIEGLKYIVDHPGENFYGEEKLGDKTYFTAVYADKAVAKACWDCHNNHADRGDDYPEFKEGDVMGGVVVRIPLD; translated from the coding sequence ATGAGCAAGTTCCTCGCTTTGGCCTGTGGAGTGATCATCGGCGGGGGTGCCGCCGCGGCACTGACAGGCTGCGGCAACAGCACACCACAGCCCGTAGAAGCCGACGGTGGAATCACGCCCAGGCAATTCGCCAACGCCGTGCACGCGGTGATGATGGCTGACCGTACGGTTTACGCCAAGCACATCGTGACCCGCCTGAAGGAGCAAGGAAGCGAGGTCAGTGCCAGCGAGTATTGGCAAGACGAAGAAGGAACGATTCCCTTGCCCGCGCAAATGTTTCGCATGGGCGCCGAGATCGTCGACGGCAACGAGGAAGCAGGTTTCACCTACGCGCTGAAATCGCTCTGGCCGCTCAATCCGCAGAATGAACCGAAGTCTCCGCAGGAGATCGAGGGGCTGAAATACATCGTCGATCACCCAGGCGAGAACTTCTACGGCGAAGAGAAACTGGGAGACAAGACCTACTTCACCGCCGTTTACGCCGACAAAGCCGTCGCGAAAGCATGCTGGGATTGCCACAACAACCACGCCGATCGCGGCGACGATTACCCCGAATTCAAAGAAGGGGACGTCATGGGAGGCGTCGTCGTTCGCATTCCTTTGGATTAA
- a CDS encoding FAD-dependent oxidoreductase, with protein MHKLQPQNDSPTLASTKAARMVVVGNGMVGHAFCQSLVRRGAMQQWQVDIFGEEPHVAYDRVRLTKLFSDTQSSLTLSPKVWYEQVGLNLVTSQKINAIDRINREVLGQDGKRYPYDRLVLATGSRPFVPPIEGVNLPGVFLYRTIDDLQKIRDYAENCRSAAVMGGGLLGLEAGKAALDLGLEAHVLEVAPTLMPRQLDTAGGALLKSRVESLGVRVHVLCRCERIEPCSKGLQLHFTNGETLHVDMLIISAGILPRDELAREAELEIAHRGGIVVDDQLRTSDPHIYAIGECAVHREKHYGLVGPGIQMAEVLAANCCGENQQFLYGDQSAKLKLMGVDVAALGDALGETPNSLIISHSTNDAYRKLIFAGNCVVGATSVGEWNEIDRIRDLITHARRLWPWQISRFRRTGRLWPEDTLNSPWDWPDSAVICSCVGVTKGQIGEVTRDGAADASAVTTLTRASSVCGTCRPLVQQLCGERQAPPQTMSWKILLASSLATFVFIIAMLGLGPLPFADSVQSTWHTIDALWRSETPKQITGYTIFGLTALGLAFSLRKRIARITWGDFAWWRVAHAILATLAVVGLLLHTGFHFGSNLNFALAVTFVAVNFTGSLTGMLVSLENRITGVLGIWIRRWRPRLVWLHLMLSWPLPVLLLFHVITVYYF; from the coding sequence GTGCACAAGTTACAGCCACAAAACGACAGCCCCACGTTGGCCTCTACCAAGGCGGCCCGAATGGTGGTCGTTGGTAACGGCATGGTGGGACACGCATTCTGTCAGTCGCTGGTTCGTCGCGGTGCGATGCAACAGTGGCAGGTCGATATCTTCGGCGAAGAACCGCACGTCGCCTACGACCGCGTCCGCTTGACCAAACTGTTTAGCGACACCCAATCCTCCCTTACCCTTTCCCCCAAGGTCTGGTACGAACAAGTCGGACTGAACCTGGTTACCTCGCAAAAGATCAATGCGATCGATCGGATCAACCGAGAGGTCCTTGGCCAAGACGGTAAGCGTTATCCCTACGATCGTCTCGTGCTGGCAACCGGCAGCCGTCCCTTTGTTCCCCCAATTGAAGGTGTGAATCTACCAGGCGTCTTTCTCTATCGCACGATCGACGACCTGCAGAAGATACGCGATTACGCCGAGAACTGCCGCTCGGCCGCCGTCATGGGTGGCGGATTATTGGGCTTGGAAGCCGGCAAGGCGGCACTCGATCTGGGACTGGAAGCACACGTCCTGGAGGTCGCTCCGACTCTGATGCCGCGGCAACTCGATACGGCCGGTGGAGCACTTTTGAAATCGCGCGTCGAATCGCTGGGCGTGCGCGTCCATGTTCTATGTCGCTGCGAACGCATCGAGCCCTGTAGCAAAGGCTTGCAACTCCACTTCACTAACGGCGAGACGCTTCATGTGGATATGCTCATCATTTCGGCCGGCATTCTCCCCCGCGATGAACTGGCACGCGAAGCGGAACTAGAGATTGCCCATCGCGGCGGGATCGTGGTCGACGATCAGCTTCGCACGTCCGATCCTCACATCTATGCGATCGGCGAGTGCGCCGTGCATCGCGAGAAGCATTACGGGCTCGTCGGTCCCGGTATCCAAATGGCCGAGGTCCTGGCGGCCAACTGCTGCGGGGAAAACCAGCAGTTCCTCTACGGCGATCAGTCGGCCAAGCTGAAGTTAATGGGGGTCGACGTCGCGGCCCTTGGCGATGCCCTGGGTGAAACGCCCAACTCGCTCATCATCTCTCACAGCACGAACGACGCCTATCGCAAACTCATTTTCGCTGGCAATTGCGTTGTTGGTGCAACATCCGTGGGGGAGTGGAACGAAATCGATCGCATTCGCGACTTGATCACCCATGCGCGTCGCTTGTGGCCATGGCAGATTTCCCGCTTCCGCCGCACCGGCAGACTTTGGCCGGAAGACACCCTGAACAGCCCCTGGGACTGGCCCGACAGCGCTGTGATTTGCAGCTGCGTGGGGGTCACCAAGGGACAGATTGGCGAAGTGACTCGCGACGGCGCCGCGGATGCTTCGGCGGTGACCACACTTACCCGAGCCTCGAGCGTCTGTGGAACGTGCCGACCCCTCGTCCAACAACTATGTGGCGAACGCCAGGCTCCTCCCCAGACGATGTCGTGGAAGATCCTCTTGGCCAGCAGCCTGGCGACCTTCGTCTTCATCATCGCGATGCTTGGGCTCGGTCCCCTCCCCTTTGCTGATTCGGTTCAGTCGACATGGCATACGATTGATGCCCTGTGGCGCAGCGAAACTCCGAAACAGATCACCGGCTACACGATCTTCGGTTTAACGGCCCTGGGTCTGGCTTTTTCACTGCGCAAACGGATTGCCCGAATTACCTGGGGTGACTTTGCCTGGTGGCGTGTCGCGCACGCGATTCTAGCGACCCTTGCCGTTGTGGGGCTCCTGCTGCACACCGGGTTTCACTTTGGTTCCAACTTGAACTTCGCGCTGGCGGTCACCTTCGTGGCGGTCAACTTCACCGGCAGCCTGACCGGGATGCTTGTCTCGCTCGAGAACCGCATTACGGGGGTCCTGGGCATTTGGATTCGCCGCTGGCGTCCGCGCCTGGTGTGGCTGCACCTGATGTTGTCTTGGCCGCTGCCGGTCTTGCTGCTGTTTCACGTCATTACGGTCTATTACTTTTAA